The following proteins are encoded in a genomic region of Magnolia sinica isolate HGM2019 chromosome 1, MsV1, whole genome shotgun sequence:
- the LOC131219360 gene encoding uncharacterized protein LOC131219360 isoform X2 encodes MELNTLSLSLSPSLQRPFRGCKNPNAEKWRFSENIRRKRKISGHSEAGDRTEIRNPSSEPLDQTIEPRSSYLGGMSMRIKAVVDKFVKELQEALDADIQDRIMKEREMQSYIEEREREVAEREAAWKAELSRRENLFHFTG; translated from the coding sequence ATGGAacttaatactctctctctctctctctctccgtctctccaACGGCCTTTTCGTGGCTGTAAAAACCCTAACGCGGAAAAGTGGCGGTTCTCAGAAAATATCCGTCGGAAACGGAAGATCTCAGGCCACAGCGAAGCAGGTGATCGGACAGAAATCCGGAATCCGAGCTCTGAGCCGTTGGATCAGACGATCGAACCGCGATCTTCTTATCTCGGAGGCATGTCTATGAGAATCAAAGCCGTCGTCGACAAGTTCGTGAAAGAGCTGCAAGAAGCTCTCGACGCTGACATTCAAGACAGGAtcatgaaggagagagagatgcaGAGCTACattgaggaaagagagagagaggttgccgAAAGAGAGGCCGCTTGGAAGGCCGAGCTCTCTCGCCGCGAG
- the LOC131219339 gene encoding pentatricopeptide repeat-containing protein At2g03880, mitochondrial, which translates to MKSLLKSITPLSFSRIASPLLYSSSISLQIQNPTPLSTLIDDFTRFCYQKDLPKAINAMDSLQKHGIWADPISYSTLIKCCIDSGAIEQGKLIHRHVFSNGHEPKTFLINNLINMYLRFGLFNDACKLFDEMPERNVVSWTTMITTFTNSKRGEEALKLLILMVREGVMPNMYTFSSVLRACDGLSTLQQLHCSMIKRGLESDVFVRSALIDIYAKWGNLDDGFRVFSEMVTYDLIVWNSIIGGFVQNNDGHEALNLFKRMKKAGFQANQGTLTSVLRACTGLVLLELGRQVHAHVLKFERDLILNNALLDMYCKCGSLEDAESAFKRMSERDVISWSTMIAGLAQNGQSRQALELFESMKASGMKPNYITVVGVLFACSHAGLVEDGWYYFRSMKRLYDIEPGREHYGCMVDLLGRAGQLDEAIRFIHEMEYAPDSVTWRTLLGACRVHHNVKLAVYAAKRILELEPNDEGAYILLSNIYANSWRWDDVEDVRKAMRRRGLKKEPGRSWIEVDKQIHAFVVGDRSHPQIDDISKELSRLIQRIMDVGYVPDTNFVLHDLEKEQKEDSLRYHSEKLAMAFGLMNSAKEKPIRIMKNLRICGDCHTFAKLVSKMECRNIVIRDPIRFHHFKDGTCSCTDYW; encoded by the coding sequence ATGAAATCCTTGTTGAAATCCATCACCCCTCTGTCTTTCAGTAGAATTGCTTCTCCTCTCTTATACTCTTCCTCTATCTCCCTACAGATCCAAAACCCAACACCTCTCTCCACCTTAATCGATGATTTCACCCGATTCTGCTACCAAAAAGACCTCCCAAAAGCGATCAATGCCATGGATTCCCTCCAAAAACACGGGATTTGGGCTGACCCCATCTCATATTCCACACTCATCAAGTGCTGCATCGACAGTGGCGCAATCGAGCAAGGCAAGCTCATCCACCGGCATGTTTTCTCAaatgggcatgagcccaaaacgtTCCTAATCAACAATCTCATCAACATGTATCTGAGATTCGGCCTCTTCAACGACGCATGCAagctgttcgatgaaatgcctgaacgAAATGTAGTTTCATGGACCACCATGATTACAACTTTCACTAATAGTAAGCGTGGTGAAGAAGCTTTGAAGCTTTTGATTCTGATGGTTAGGGAAGGTGTGATGCCCAACATGTACACTTTCTCATCTGTGCTGAGGGCGTGTGATGGATTAAGTACCCTACAGCAGCTCCATTGTAGTATGATTAAAAGAGGGCTGGAGTCAGACGTCTTTGTAAGGAGTGCCTTGATCGATATCTATGCGAAATGGGGCAATTTAGATGATGGGTTTCGTGTTTTCAGTGAGATGGTTACCTATGATTTAATTGTTTGGAATTCAATCATTGGTGGATTCGTTCAGAACAATGATGGTCATGAAGCTCTGAATCTCTTTAAACGAATGAAGAAAGCTGGTTTTCAAGCAAATCAGGGAACATTAACAAGCGTTTTAAGAGCCTGCACGGGGTTAGTACTGTTAGAGCTGGGAAGACAAGTGCATGCTCATGTGCTGAAGTTTGAGAGAGACCTGATTCTGAACAATGCCCTTCTCGATATGTATTGCAAATGTGGGAGCTTGGAGGATGCAGAATCTGCATTCAAGAGGATGTCGGAAAGAGACGTGATCTCTTGGAGCACCATGATCGCTGGCTTGGCACAGAATGGTCAGAGCCGGCAAGCTCTGGAACTGTTTGAGTCGATGAAAGCTTCTGGAATGAAACCGAACTACATCACCGTTGTGGGTGTCTTGTTTGCTTGCAGCCATGCAGGCTTGGTCGAAGATGGATGGTACTACTTTCGATCAATGAAGAGGCTTTATGACATCGAGCCGGGAAGAGAGCATTATGGTTGTATGGTGGATCTCCTTGGCAGGGCGGGCCAGCTCGATGAAGCCATTAGATTCATCCATGAAATGGAATACGCCCCGGATTCTGTTACATGGAGAACACTCCTTGGAGCATGCAGAGTTCATCACAATGTAAAGCTGGCAGTGTATGCAGCAAAGCGGATTCTAGAATTGGAACCTAACGATGAAGGGGCATACATACTCTTATCTAATATCTATGCGAATTCTTGGAGGTGGGACGACGTCGAAGATGTGAGGAAAGCAATGAGAAGGAGAGGCCTAAAGAAAGAGCCTGGTCGTAGTTGGATTGAAGTGGACAAGCAGATTCATGCCTTTGTTGTGGGAGACAGATCACACCCACAAATAGATGATATCAGTAAAGAGCTGAGCAGATTGATCCAGAGAATAATGGATGTGGGGTACGTTCCAGACACAAATTTTGTGTTGCATGATCTTGAAAAAGAGCAGAAGGAAGATTCACTCCGCTATCACAGTGAGAAGCTGGCAATGGCTTTTGGGCTGATGAACTCTGCAAAGGAAAAACCGATCAGGATCATGAAAAATTTAAGGATCTGCGGTGACTGCCACACATTTGCAAAGCTTGTTTCGAAGATGGAATGTAGGAACATTGTAATCAGGGACCCTATCCGCTTCCACCATTTCAAGGATGGCACGTGTTCATGCACAGATTATTGGTAA